ACAGCTTCGCCACCTCGGCCAAGCTGTCGGCGAAGTGGTACGAGTTCGACATCGGCTGGATGTACATCCGCCTGCTCGAGATGCTGCGCCTGGCCAGGGCCAAGAAGATCATCCCGACGCCCCGCTTCGGCGAACTCAAGCTGACGCCCGATTTCGAAACGCTGCAGGCCATCGTGACGCACCGCTACGACGTCATGACGCGCTACATGGCCTCGCTGCGGCGCGTCTGCGCCGACGAGGTCGAGCGCCTGAAGGCGAGCCACGCCGGCCGCTTCGACGTCACCGCGCTCAAGCGCTGGGTGCTGTCGGGCGAGGAGCGCCACCTCAAGGACGGCGAGAAGGAACAGTTGCGCGACGTGGTCGCGCACAGCCAGGCGCTGACCACCGTGGTCACGATGCGCGAGGAACTGACTGCGCTGTGGGCGCGCTCCAACGCGACCCGCGAGCAACTGCTGGCGCAGTTGCACGACTGGGTGGCGCGGGCGGAGCAGAGCGGCATCCAGCAGTTGCAGGAGTTTTCGCTGCGGCTGCGTCGCTACGCGGCGTGATCGGTGGGTCGGGGCCTGCCGGACCCTCGGATTGCAGCGGCGGTGCCGCTTCGCGCGGCCGCCGCGGTTCAGCCGCGGACCGCGTCGGCCCAGCAGTTGGGCGTTTCGTACAGCCGCACCCGTTCCAGGCGCAGATGGTTGCCGTAGGTGTCGCGGTAGGCCGGGTCGAGGATGCGGAAGGCTTCGGCGGCGAGGTTCTCGGCGGTGGGCACGACGTCGAGCACCACCGTCTTGTGGCCCGGCACGCTGGCGAGGAAGTCGGCGACCAGGGTGTCGCCGCGATAGACCAGGAAGGCGTGGTCCCACTGGCTGACCACCAGTTCGTTCGCGATCCGCTTGACGTCGGCGAAGTCCATCACCATGCCATTGACCGGCAGCCCGTCGGCCTTGATGATCTCGCCCGACAGCGTGACCTCGATCGCATAGCGGTGGCCGTGCAGATGGCGGCACTGGCTGGCGTGATCCGGGATCCGGTGTCCGGCATCGAATTCGAGACGGCGGGTGATGCGCATGGCGAACCTCTGCTGAAGGGGCGCGGATTATACCATTTCCGCCGCCCCGGACCGCCGGGGCGCATCTGCAAGTGATTGAGCAAACGATGATTTCCGACTCCTCCCGCGCTGCCCGGCCGCTTTCGGTGCGCGATCACGACCGCGATCTCGCCGGCCTGACCTACGTCTATCCGGTGCTGTCGCGGCGTGCCGGCGGCGTGTCGGTCGGCATCAACCTCAACCCGAACAATGCCTGCAACTGGCATTGCGCCTACTGCCAGGTGCCCGGCCTCGTGCGCGGCAAGGCGCCCGTCATCGATCTGGAAGTGCTCGAAGCCGAACTGCGCGGCTTCCTGCACGATCTCGTACATGGCGACGGGCTGCGGCGCCTTGCGCCCGAAGGCGCACGCGTGATCTGCGACATCGCGTTTTCCGGCAACGGCGAGCCGACGAGCGCGGAGGCGTTTCCGCAGGTGGTGGAACGCGTGCTCGCGCTGCGTGACGAATTTGGCCTCGGCGCACGGACGGACGCGGAGCCGGTGCCCGTGCGCCTGATCACCAACGGCAGCCTGATGGCGCAGGCCCGCGTGCAGCAGGGCGTGAGCCGGCTGGGCGAGGCGGGCGGCGAGGTCTGGTTCAAGGTGGACGCCGGCACGACGGCGGCGATCGAGCGGATCAACGGCGTCCACCTCGCGCCGGATGTGCTGGCGCGCCATCTCGCGCGCTGCGCCGGACTGTGCGCCACCTGGGTGCAGACCTGCATGTTCCGCTGGGACGGCGCGGCGCCGTCGGACGACGACGTGGAGGCTTATCTCGAGGTGCTGCGGCAGGCCGGCATCCACCGGCTGCGCGGCGTGCTGCTCTACGGCATCGCGCGGCCGTCGATGCAGCCCGAGGCGGTGCGGCTGTCGCCGCTTGCGCCCGAAGATCTCGAAGCCATCGGCGAGCGCATCAAAAAAGAAGGGCTGACGGTCCGCGTCAGCCCTTGATGGCTCGACGAAGCGCGAGGGTCAGCGTTCCCTGCGCTTCGCGCGGGCTTCCTTTTTGAGCGACTTGTACAGATCCGGATTGGTCGCCTTCAGGTATTCCGCGACATCCACGTCGTCCTTCTTGACCTTGTCGATGTCGATCTGCTCGATATGCACCAGTCGCAGCAGGGCCTGCACGGGGCGCGGGATATTGCGGCCGCTTTCGTAGCGGGAGCCGCCGCTTTGCGTCACGCCGATCTTCGACCAGAACTGCGATTGGTTCAGGCCGAGCTTGCGGCGGATTTCGCGAACGTCGATCTTGTCGGTGCCTTTCATGATTTCGTCCTATCGATGTGACCTGCGCAGCCGGCTCTTGCATGCTCCGGCGGTAAGCGCTGTCAATGGGATTAATACTACTAAAGTTGTATTGCAGCCTAAGTATAGATCACCCTTTCGCATAAATTCAATGTGCATTAGCCCGCGTTGCGGGTTAATCGCAGGCAATATTCGCGTTCCGGTGTGAAATATGACCATCGTCGGGTGCGGGCGGCACGGTTCCGTACCGCATCCGCCGCACGGGGCCTGGCGGGCGTCCTCAGTTTCCGGATTCCTGCAAAAAACTCCGCCTTTCGCTAGAATCCGAGGCTTTATCCACAAGCACTTGGATACAGCGATGGCACTGATAGTTCAGAAGTACGGCGGTACCTCGGTAGGCAGCCCCGACCGCATCAAGAACGTCGCGCGCAAGGTCGCGAAGTTCCGTGCCGAGGGGCATCAGGTGGTGGTGGTCGTGTCCGCGATGAGTGGCGAGACCAATCGCCTGATCGCGCTGACGAAGGACGTGGCCGCGAATCCGAATCCGCGCGAGCTGGACGTCGTCATCTCCACGGGCGAGCAGGTCACGATCGGCCTGCTGTGCATGGCCCTCGAGGACATCGGCGTGCATGCAAAGAGCTACACCGGCGCGCAGGTCAAGATCCTGACCGACTCGATGCACACCAAGGCGCGCATCCTGAACATCGACGAAGCGCCGATACGCCGGGATCTCGACGAGGGCAAGGTCGTCGTCGTCGCCGGCTTCCAGGGCGTGGACGAGCACGGCAGCATCACCACGCTCGGCCGCGGCGGCTCGGACACCACCGGCGTGGCGCTGGCCGCCGCGCTCGGTGCCGACGAGTGCCAGATCTATACCGACGTCGATGGCGTCTATACCACCGACCCGCGCATCGTCGCCGAAGCCCGCAAGCTCGACACGATCACCTTCGAGGAGATGCTGGAAATGGCCAGCCTCGGCTCGAAGGTCCTGCAGATCCGCTCGGTGGAATTCGCCGGCAAGTACAAGGTCAAGCTGCGCGTCCTCTCCAGTTTCGAAGAGGGAGGCGAGGGCACGCTCATCACCGTTGAGGAAGACAACAACATGGAACAGCCCGTCATCTCCGGCATCGCCTTCAACCGCGACGAAGCCAAGCTCACCGTGCTCGGCGTGCCCGACAAGCCCGGCATCGCCTACCAGATCCTCGGGCCGGTCGCCGATGCCAACATCGACGTGGACATGATCATCCAGAACGTCGGCCACGACGGCACGACGGACTTCTCGTTCACCGTCGGCCGCGCCGATCTCGAGAGGGCCGTGAAGGTTCTCGAAGGCGTGAAGACCCACATCGGCGCCCGCGCGGTCGAGGCCGACAAGACCAACTGCAAGGTCTCGGTGGTGGGCGTCGGCATGCGCTCGCACCCGGGGGTGGCCTCCAGGATGTTCCGCACGCTGGCCGAGGAAGGCATCAACATCCAGATGATCTCCACCTCCGAGATCAAGATTTCCGTCGTCATCGACGAGAAATACCTGGAACTGGCGGTACGCGTGCTGCACAAGGCTTTCGGCCTGGATCTGGCCGCCTGACCGGGCGGCCGCGGATCGCGGCCTTAGCGTTTGACCGGGGCGCGGCGACTCGCTATCATCGCGCCTTCTTTGAGGAGACGTGGCCGAGAGGTCGAAGGCACTCCCCTGCTAAGGGAGCATGCGGGCTAAAACTCGCATCGAGGGTTCGAATCCCTCCGTCTCCGCCAACGGAACATACGCCCGGGCCGTCGATCGGCCCGGGCGTTTTCTTTTTGCGCCTCCGGCTGCCGCCGATCGCCGAACCTCCGTCCGGCGAAAGGTCCAGCGCCACGCCGCAAGCCGGCGGAGCAGGGCTTTCCAGGGCGGCGACGGTACGAGCGTTCGAGGAGACGACACGATGCATCCGGACTCGCTGCCGCCCGCGGGCGGCGCTTTCCCGTCGCCGCTGCCCGCGGCGCTTCCCCGCATCGCGCTGCTTGGCACCGGCGGCACCATCGCCGCGTCCGCGCGGGATGCGGTCCAACTGCACGACTACCGGGTCACCGAGGGCGTCGACGCCATCCTGGCGGCGGTGCCGCAGGTCCGCGAACTGGCCGAGGTGCATTGCGAACAGTTGATGAACGTCGAGAGCCACGAGATCGACGACGCCGGGCTGCTCGCGATCGCGCGCCGCGTCCAGGCGCTGCTCGACGACGATGGGATCGATGGCGTGGTGCTCACCCACGGCACCGATACGCTGGAAGAGACCGCCTATTTCCTCAACCTGGTGCTGGACAGCGCCAAGCCGGTGGTGATCGTCGGCGCGATGCGTCCGGCGAGCGCGCTCAGCGCCGACGGCCCGCTGAACCTGCTCAATGCGTTCCGCCTCGCGACCTGTGCGGAAGCGGCCGGCAAGGGTGTGCTGGTGATGCTCAACGACCGCATCGGCGCGGCGCGCCACGTGACCAAGATGCATACCACCGCCACCGACGCCTTCTTCTCCGTGGAGCAGGGCAGCCTGGGCGAGATCGCGGGGGGCGTGGTGCATTTCTTCAATGCGCCGACGCGGCGGCACACGGTACACAGCGAGTTCTCGCTGGCGGACATCGGCGAACTGCCGCAGGTCGACATCATCTTCGACCACCTGGGCGCGGGCACGCACCTGTATCGCGCGGCGATCGCGGCCGGAGCGCGGGGCATCGTGCTGGCGGCCACCGGCAACGGCAGCCTGTCGCCGTCGGCGCGGCAGGGGGCGGAGGAGGCGAAGCGCCACGGCGTGGCCTTCGTGCGCGCGAGCCGGGTGGGGCAGGGGGTGGTGACCGATTCCGCCGACGATGCGGTGCTCGGCACCATCGCCGCGAACTCCCTCAACCCGCAGAAGGCGAGGCTCCTGCTGATGCTGGCCTTGTGCGTCACGCGGGACACGGATGCGATCCGCGAATGTTTCCGCCGCTACTGATCCCATCCGCCGGGCGCACGGCGCACGCGTCCGGCGCCGCCGCGGAGCGTGCCGGCGGCATGTGGGCGATAATGGCGCCCCATCGCCAACAGCCAGGGGAGGCCGGATGAAGACCGTCAGCATCAATGGTGTCGAACTCGAATACGTGCGCCTGCGTTCCGCGCATGCACGGGAGGGTGCGCCGCCCATCGTGTTCCTGCATGAAGGGCTCGGTTCGATCTCGATGTGGCGCGACTTTCCGCAGAAGGTCGCCGATGCGACGGGTTGCGAGGCGGTCGTGTATTCACGCGCCGGCTACGGCCGTTCGGGCCCCGAGCCGCGGCCCCGCACCGCGCGCTACCTGCACGAACAGGGGCTGGACGTGCTGCCGGCCCTGCTCGCGAAGCTGGGCATCGAGCGTCCCATCCTCCTGGGGCACTCGGACGGCGGCTCGATCGCGCTGATCTGCGCCGGCGGTACCGGCACGCCGCTTGCCGGCATCGCCATCATGGCGCCGCACGTCATGGTGGAGGACATCTCCCTCCACGGCATCCGGCTGGCGCGGCAAGCCTATCTCGACACCGACCTGCGGGAGCGGCTGGGCAAATACCATGCGCAGGTCGACGCGGTCTTCTGGGCGTGGAACGACGTCTGGCTCAGCCCCGCCTTCCGCGACTGGAACATCGAGGAATACCTGCCGCGCATCGCCTGCCCGATCATGGCCATCCAGGGCGAGGACGACGAGTACGGCACCATGGAACAGCTCGATCGCATCGCCGCGCAGGCCCGCGACGTGGATCTGGTGAAGCTGGCCGACTGCCGGCACTCGCCGCACAAGGATCAGGAGCAGGCGGTGATCGACGCGGTGGCCGGCTTCGTGGAGCGTGTCGCGGGCGGTTGACGCCGCGGGCGGGTGCCTTCCGCGGGTTTTCCCATTGTTTCCGGGTCGGGGCGCCACCTCGGCAAGTCGTTGTCGTCTGAAGTTCCGCCGTGCCGGCCGGTGCGGCCTTCACGATGGAGGCGGGCGTGCTCGCGAGCCTGTTCGAAATCCTGGCCATCACCGGGCCGATCTACATCCTCATCGCGCTCGGCTTCGGCGCGGTGAGGCTGCGCCTGCTGGCCACCGCCGAACTGCGCGCGCTGGG
This DNA window, taken from Thauera sp. K11, encodes the following:
- a CDS encoding helix-turn-helix domain-containing protein, yielding MKGTDKIDVREIRRKLGLNQSQFWSKIGVTQSGGSRYESGRNIPRPVQALLRLVHIEQIDIDKVKKDDVDVAEYLKATNPDLYKSLKKEARAKRRER
- a CDS encoding radical SAM protein, whose product is MISDSSRAARPLSVRDHDRDLAGLTYVYPVLSRRAGGVSVGINLNPNNACNWHCAYCQVPGLVRGKAPVIDLEVLEAELRGFLHDLVHGDGLRRLAPEGARVICDIAFSGNGEPTSAEAFPQVVERVLALRDEFGLGARTDAEPVPVRLITNGSLMAQARVQQGVSRLGEAGGEVWFKVDAGTTAAIERINGVHLAPDVLARHLARCAGLCATWVQTCMFRWDGAAPSDDDVEAYLEVLRQAGIHRLRGVLLYGIARPSMQPEAVRLSPLAPEDLEAIGERIKKEGLTVRVSP
- a CDS encoding alpha/beta fold hydrolase; this encodes MKTVSINGVELEYVRLRSAHAREGAPPIVFLHEGLGSISMWRDFPQKVADATGCEAVVYSRAGYGRSGPEPRPRTARYLHEQGLDVLPALLAKLGIERPILLGHSDGGSIALICAGGTGTPLAGIAIMAPHVMVEDISLHGIRLARQAYLDTDLRERLGKYHAQVDAVFWAWNDVWLSPAFRDWNIEEYLPRIACPIMAIQGEDDEYGTMEQLDRIAAQARDVDLVKLADCRHSPHKDQEQAVIDAVAGFVERVAGG
- the queD gene encoding 6-carboxytetrahydropterin synthase QueD, with translation MRITRRLEFDAGHRIPDHASQCRHLHGHRYAIEVTLSGEIIKADGLPVNGMVMDFADVKRIANELVVSQWDHAFLVYRGDTLVADFLASVPGHKTVVLDVVPTAENLAAEAFRILDPAYRDTYGNHLRLERVRLYETPNCWADAVRG
- a CDS encoding aspartate kinase encodes the protein MALIVQKYGGTSVGSPDRIKNVARKVAKFRAEGHQVVVVVSAMSGETNRLIALTKDVAANPNPRELDVVISTGEQVTIGLLCMALEDIGVHAKSYTGAQVKILTDSMHTKARILNIDEAPIRRDLDEGKVVVVAGFQGVDEHGSITTLGRGGSDTTGVALAAALGADECQIYTDVDGVYTTDPRIVAEARKLDTITFEEMLEMASLGSKVLQIRSVEFAGKYKVKLRVLSSFEEGGEGTLITVEEDNNMEQPVISGIAFNRDEAKLTVLGVPDKPGIAYQILGPVADANIDVDMIIQNVGHDGTTDFSFTVGRADLERAVKVLEGVKTHIGARAVEADKTNCKVSVVGVGMRSHPGVASRMFRTLAEEGINIQMISTSEIKISVVIDEKYLELAVRVLHKAFGLDLAA
- a CDS encoding type II asparaginase, translating into MHPDSLPPAGGAFPSPLPAALPRIALLGTGGTIAASARDAVQLHDYRVTEGVDAILAAVPQVRELAEVHCEQLMNVESHEIDDAGLLAIARRVQALLDDDGIDGVVLTHGTDTLEETAYFLNLVLDSAKPVVIVGAMRPASALSADGPLNLLNAFRLATCAEAAGKGVLVMLNDRIGAARHVTKMHTTATDAFFSVEQGSLGEIAGGVVHFFNAPTRRHTVHSEFSLADIGELPQVDIIFDHLGAGTHLYRAAIAAGARGIVLAATGNGSLSPSARQGAEEAKRHGVAFVRASRVGQGVVTDSADDAVLGTIAANSLNPQKARLLLMLALCVTRDTDAIRECFRRY